A window from Acidithiobacillus sp. encodes these proteins:
- the rpe gene encoding ribulose-phosphate 3-epimerase, with translation MTQFKISPSILSADFARLGEEVRAVDEAGADYIHIDVMDNHFVPNLTIGPLVAAAIKPHTKKPLDVHLMISPVDSIIPDFAKAGADIITVHPEATLHLDRTIQLIHSLGCKAGVSLNPATPLNVLDYVLENLDLVLVMSVNPGFGGQSFIEYTLRKIEAIRKRIEATGKAIELEVDGGVKVDNVRRVADAGADVFVAGSAIYNTPDYAATISAFRKALAG, from the coding sequence ATGACTCAGTTCAAGATTTCCCCCTCTATCCTTTCGGCGGATTTCGCCCGTCTGGGTGAGGAAGTGCGCGCCGTCGATGAGGCGGGCGCCGACTACATCCATATCGATGTCATGGACAACCATTTCGTCCCCAATCTGACCATCGGACCGCTGGTGGCGGCCGCCATCAAGCCGCACACCAAAAAACCCCTGGACGTGCATCTCATGATCTCGCCGGTGGACAGCATCATTCCCGACTTCGCCAAGGCTGGCGCTGACATCATTACGGTGCATCCCGAGGCGACACTGCATCTGGACCGGACCATTCAGTTGATCCACAGCCTGGGCTGTAAGGCTGGTGTTTCCCTCAATCCGGCCACACCGCTCAACGTGCTGGACTATGTGCTGGAAAACCTCGACCTGGTGCTGGTGATGAGTGTCAACCCCGGTTTCGGCGGACAAAGCTTCATTGAGTACACCCTGCGCAAGATCGAGGCGATCCGCAAACGCATTGAGGCCACAGGCAAGGCCATCGAGCTGGAAGTGGACGGTGGTGTCAAGGTGGATAACGTGCGGCGGGTCGCCGACGCCGGCGCCGACGTCTTCGTGGCGGGCAGCGCCATTTATAACACCCCCGATTACGCCGCGACCATCTCCGCTTTCCGCAAAGCTCTGGCGGGCTGA
- a CDS encoding phosphoglycolate phosphatase: MVKLNAGKPFTARVVLLDLDGTLIDTAPDLAGAANHVLQKLGRAPAEMPVIRGFIGNGVRELMRRALAIHSDPSEVELDAAMVDFSKYYGEHLLDHSVIYPGVRGTLEALQAQGRELVCITNKTAAFTVPLLQQLNLYDFFGLVLSGDSLPRKKPDPLPLTHTAEHFHQSVGNCLLVGDSRNDTQAARAAGMPIACVTYGYNGDEPVHCLDPDAVLDNMSELLDILA, translated from the coding sequence ATGGTAAAGCTGAACGCTGGCAAACCGTTTACCGCGCGCGTCGTCCTGCTCGATCTGGACGGCACGCTGATAGATACCGCGCCAGACCTGGCCGGTGCGGCCAATCATGTGCTGCAAAAACTCGGGCGTGCGCCTGCCGAGATGCCGGTCATTCGTGGTTTCATCGGTAACGGCGTCCGTGAACTGATGCGCCGCGCGCTGGCGATCCACAGCGATCCCAGCGAAGTGGAACTGGATGCCGCCATGGTCGATTTCAGCAAGTACTACGGGGAGCATCTGCTGGACCATAGCGTGATCTACCCGGGGGTGCGCGGCACACTGGAGGCCTTGCAGGCTCAGGGCCGGGAGCTGGTATGTATCACCAACAAGACGGCGGCCTTCACCGTGCCGCTGCTCCAGCAATTGAACCTGTACGATTTCTTCGGACTGGTCTTGTCTGGCGACAGCCTGCCACGCAAGAAGCCCGATCCATTACCCCTGACCCATACGGCTGAACACTTTCATCAGTCGGTGGGAAACTGCCTGCTGGTCGGCGATTCGCGTAACGACACGCAGGCGGCGCGGGCGGCGGGTATGCCCATTGCCTGCGTGACCTACGGTTATAACGGCGACGAGCCTGTCCACTGTCTGGATCCCGACGCGGTACTGGACAACATGAGCGAATTATTGGATATTCTGGCGTAG
- the trpE gene encoding anthranilate synthase component I — MIPKATFEALARQGYNRIPLSREVIADLDTPLSAYLKLVDGPYAYLLESVQGGEKWGRYSIIGLPAQQILRVTQGVVTVHVDGVEIERATPADPLEWISAFRKRFHVAPLENADERFSGGLVGYFGYDIVRNIEPRLARSAPLPDPLDLPEIQLLVADELLIFDNLRGTLRLLVHVDPAQPDAWERGAARLQQLQQRLRESALPPPPPVRTRHVREADFTASFSREGYMAAVRTIKAYIGAGDVMQVVPSQRLSTPLTAHPLDLYRALRGVNPSPYMFYVDLGDTHLVGSSPEILVRVEDDQVTVRPIAGTRPRGRTRAEDEALERELLADPKERAEHLMLIDLARNDVGRIANTGSVQLTDSFNIERYSHVMHIVSQVTGRLRPELDAMDALRATFPAGTVSGAPKIRAMEIIREVEPVARGVYAGAVGYWGWNGNMDTCIAIRTAVIKDGMLHIQAGGGIVADSEPAAEWEETMNKRRAMFRAVALAENGLDPEGRADHATHD, encoded by the coding sequence GTGATTCCAAAAGCAACCTTTGAGGCTTTGGCGCGCCAGGGCTACAACCGCATACCCCTTTCCCGTGAGGTCATCGCTGACCTCGATACCCCCTTATCGGCCTATCTCAAACTGGTCGATGGTCCCTATGCCTACCTGCTGGAATCTGTGCAGGGCGGCGAAAAATGGGGCCGTTATTCCATCATTGGCCTTCCGGCGCAGCAGATATTGCGGGTCACCCAAGGGGTTGTCACTGTTCATGTGGACGGCGTCGAGATCGAGCGGGCGACCCCGGCGGACCCTCTGGAATGGATCAGTGCCTTCCGCAAGCGCTTCCACGTCGCACCATTGGAAAATGCCGATGAGCGCTTCAGCGGCGGCTTGGTGGGCTATTTTGGCTACGACATCGTCCGCAACATCGAACCCCGCCTCGCCCGCAGCGCCCCCTTGCCCGACCCACTGGATCTGCCGGAAATTCAGTTACTGGTGGCCGACGAACTGCTGATCTTCGACAACCTGCGCGGGACCCTCCGCCTGCTGGTGCATGTTGACCCCGCCCAACCCGATGCCTGGGAGCGTGGCGCCGCTCGCCTGCAGCAACTCCAGCAGCGGCTACGCGAATCGGCACTGCCACCCCCACCGCCGGTGCGCACCCGACACGTCCGCGAGGCAGATTTCACCGCCAGCTTCAGTCGTGAGGGATATATGGCGGCGGTGCGCACCATCAAGGCCTATATCGGCGCCGGGGATGTGATGCAGGTGGTGCCCTCCCAACGCCTGTCCACACCGCTGACTGCGCACCCGCTGGATCTCTATCGCGCCTTGCGTGGCGTCAACCCTTCCCCCTACATGTTTTATGTGGACCTGGGTGATACTCATCTGGTGGGCTCGTCGCCAGAGATACTGGTGCGCGTCGAAGATGATCAGGTCACGGTGCGCCCCATCGCCGGCACCCGACCGCGCGGCAGAACCCGCGCCGAAGATGAGGCGCTGGAACGGGAACTTCTCGCCGACCCCAAGGAGCGCGCCGAACACCTCATGCTCATCGACTTGGCGCGCAATGATGTGGGGCGTATTGCCAACACCGGCTCAGTGCAGTTGACCGATTCGTTCAATATTGAGCGCTACTCCCATGTCATGCACATTGTCTCACAAGTCACGGGACGATTGCGGCCGGAGCTGGACGCCATGGATGCTTTACGAGCGACCTTCCCGGCCGGCACCGTTTCCGGTGCGCCCAAAATTCGCGCCATGGAAATCATCCGCGAGGTGGAGCCGGTAGCGCGTGGCGTCTATGCCGGAGCGGTGGGCTACTGGGGCTGGAATGGCAACATGGACACCTGCATCGCCATTCGCACCGCCGTCATCAAGGATGGCATGCTGCATATCCAGGCGGGCGGCGGCATTGTCGCCGACTCGGAGCCCGCGGCGGAGTGGGAAGAAACCATGAACAAACGCCGCGCCATGTTCCGCGCCGTAGCACTGGCCGAAAACGGTCTCGACCCCGAAGGGAGGGCAGATCATGCTACTCATGATTGA
- a CDS encoding aminodeoxychorismate/anthranilate synthase component II codes for MLLMIDNYDSFTYNLVQYFGELGAEVRVERNDAIDVAAIEKLAPSRICISPGPCTPNEAGISLDVIHHFAGKIPLLGVCLGHQAIGQAFGGKVVRAAQVMHGKTSPIFHQGQGIFRDLPDPFAATRYHSLIVERDSLPEALEVTAWTAEGEIMGLRHRSLDVEGVQFHPESILSEHGKTLLQHFLQGDAR; via the coding sequence ATGCTACTCATGATTGATAACTACGACAGCTTCACCTACAACCTGGTGCAATACTTCGGCGAACTGGGGGCGGAAGTGCGGGTCGAGCGCAATGATGCCATCGACGTGGCGGCCATTGAGAAACTGGCGCCCAGCCGCATCTGCATTTCGCCCGGCCCCTGTACCCCTAACGAGGCGGGTATCTCTCTGGACGTTATTCATCATTTCGCCGGGAAGATCCCTTTGCTGGGGGTCTGCCTCGGGCATCAGGCCATCGGTCAGGCCTTCGGCGGCAAGGTCGTCCGCGCGGCGCAGGTGATGCACGGCAAAACCTCGCCCATTTTTCACCAGGGCCAGGGGATATTCCGGGATTTGCCGGACCCCTTCGCCGCCACCCGCTATCACTCCCTGATCGTCGAGCGCGACTCACTGCCCGAAGCGCTGGAGGTAACGGCCTGGACCGCAGAAGGAGAAATCATGGGCTTGCGCCACCGCAGCCTGGATGTGGAGGGCGTACAGTTTCACCCCGAATCCATTCTCAGTGAGCACGGCAAGACCTTGCTGCAACACTTTCTGCAAGGCGACGCACGATGA
- the trpD gene encoding anthranilate phosphoribosyltransferase, translated as MIVRDILEQIVAGQDLSRKEAQTVFAGIMAGDWTPAQIGALLMGLRMKGQRVEELVGATQALRACMTRVQVSTDHLLDTCGTGGDALSTFNISTVSAVVAAAGGARVAKHGNRSMVSRSGSADVLEAAGLPMDMSPEDVAKSIERIGIGFLFAPAHHGAMRYAAGPRKELAIRSLFNLMGPLSNPAGAPHQVLGVYAERWLTPLAEAARELGSHHVLVVHGHDGLDEISLSGPSDVAELKDGVISRSRIQPEDFGLSRAPLSTLQIDSVAAALTAAEEVLQNRPGPRRDVVLLNAGAALYAADVVPDMAVGVVVAQAVLHSGAAWDKWQTLLGRTPQG; from the coding sequence ATGATCGTCCGGGACATACTGGAGCAAATCGTGGCGGGGCAGGACTTGTCGCGCAAAGAGGCACAAACGGTCTTCGCCGGCATCATGGCCGGGGACTGGACGCCCGCACAAATCGGCGCCCTGCTCATGGGCCTGCGCATGAAAGGGCAGCGAGTCGAGGAACTGGTGGGTGCCACCCAGGCCTTGCGCGCCTGCATGACGCGGGTACAGGTCTCCACCGATCACCTGCTGGACACCTGTGGCACTGGCGGCGATGCCCTGAGCACCTTCAACATATCGACGGTGTCTGCCGTGGTGGCGGCGGCTGGCGGGGCACGAGTGGCCAAGCACGGCAACCGTTCCATGGTCAGCCGTAGCGGTAGCGCCGATGTGCTGGAAGCCGCGGGTTTGCCCATGGACATGAGCCCTGAAGACGTCGCCAAAAGCATTGAACGCATCGGCATCGGCTTTCTTTTTGCTCCAGCGCACCATGGTGCCATGCGTTACGCCGCCGGTCCGCGCAAGGAACTCGCCATCCGCTCTCTCTTCAACCTCATGGGACCACTGAGCAATCCGGCAGGGGCTCCGCATCAAGTGCTTGGCGTTTATGCCGAGCGCTGGCTGACCCCTCTGGCGGAGGCGGCGCGGGAACTGGGATCGCATCACGTCCTGGTGGTCCATGGTCATGACGGTCTGGACGAAATCAGCCTATCCGGGCCATCGGATGTGGCTGAATTAAAAGACGGCGTGATCAGCCGCAGCCGAATTCAGCCCGAGGATTTCGGGTTGTCGCGAGCACCATTGTCGACCCTGCAAATCGACAGTGTGGCGGCGGCACTGACAGCGGCAGAAGAGGTGTTACAGAATCGCCCCGGCCCGCGTCGCGACGTCGTCCTGCTCAATGCCGGAGCCGCGCTCTATGCGGCAGACGTGGTCCCCGATATGGCTGTCGGCGTGGTAGTCGCCCAGGCTGTGCTCCATTCCGGCGCCGCCTGGGACAAATGGCAGACATTGCTGGGCAGGACTCCACAGGGATAG
- the trpC gene encoding indole-3-glycerol phosphate synthase TrpC encodes MTDILQKIIARKREELVERQTRLGLPELQAAVALAAPPRDFIGAIQAKIARGQAAVIAEIKKASPSAGVIREDFNPVTIAQDYAAHGAACLSVLTDEHYFQGADLYLTAAREACTLPVLRKDFCIDPYQVWEARAIGADAILLIVAALSDAELQHLETTAQSLGMAVLVEVHDGAELRRALKLRTPLIGINNRDLRRFVTEIETTLKLLPEIPEGRIVVTESGIRRSEEVATLRAAGVAAFLVGEAFMRAAQPGDALQRLFFD; translated from the coding sequence ATGACCGACATACTTCAAAAAATTATTGCCCGCAAGCGAGAGGAGTTAGTAGAGCGCCAGACTCGCCTGGGTCTCCCGGAGTTGCAGGCGGCAGTGGCCCTGGCGGCGCCGCCCCGCGACTTCATCGGCGCCATTCAGGCCAAAATCGCCCGCGGTCAGGCGGCCGTCATTGCCGAGATCAAGAAGGCGTCGCCGTCGGCGGGGGTTATCCGGGAGGACTTCAACCCGGTGACCATTGCCCAGGATTACGCGGCCCATGGGGCGGCCTGCCTGTCGGTCCTGACCGATGAACACTACTTTCAGGGTGCTGACCTCTATCTGACCGCCGCCCGCGAGGCCTGCACACTGCCGGTACTGCGCAAGGATTTCTGTATCGACCCGTATCAGGTCTGGGAGGCACGCGCCATCGGCGCCGATGCCATCCTGCTCATCGTCGCTGCCCTGAGCGATGCCGAACTACAGCACCTGGAAACCACCGCACAGAGCCTGGGTATGGCGGTACTGGTAGAGGTGCACGATGGTGCCGAATTGCGACGCGCATTAAAATTGCGTACGCCATTAATCGGCATCAATAACCGGGACCTGCGGCGCTTTGTCACCGAGATTGAAACCACACTGAAACTGCTGCCGGAGATTCCCGAGGGACGGATCGTTGTCACCGAAAGTGGCATTCGCCGCAGTGAAGAGGTGGCGACCCTGCGCGCTGCGGGGGTAGCCGCCTTTCTTGTCGGCGAGGCATTTATGCGCGCCGCGCAACCGGGAGATGCCCTGCAACGTCTGTTTTTTGACTAA
- a CDS encoding OsmC family protein has product MKARVQWMGPEQMSFVAEADSGHALVMDGSVEIGGRNLGPRPMELLLMGLGGCSSIDVVMILQKSRQDIRDCIVEISARRADQEPKVFTEIHLHFVVSGKALDPKRVAHAIDLSAEKYCSASIMLSKTAVITHDYEIREEC; this is encoded by the coding sequence GTGAAGGCACGTGTACAGTGGATGGGTCCTGAGCAGATGAGTTTTGTCGCTGAAGCCGATAGCGGTCACGCCCTGGTCATGGACGGTTCCGTCGAGATTGGCGGGCGTAATCTCGGGCCGCGCCCCATGGAACTCCTGTTGATGGGATTGGGCGGCTGCTCCAGCATTGATGTGGTCATGATCCTCCAGAAGTCACGGCAGGATATCCGCGACTGTATCGTAGAAATAAGTGCCCGGCGTGCGGATCAAGAGCCCAAAGTATTCACCGAGATTCATCTGCATTTTGTGGTATCCGGCAAGGCGCTCGACCCCAAGCGAGTAGCCCACGCCATTGATCTGTCCGCAGAAAAATATTGCTCGGCGAGCATCATGCTGAGCAAAACCGCGGTGATCACCCATGACTATGAAATTCGAGAAGAATGCTGA
- a CDS encoding Rrf2 family transcriptional regulator → MLLSKTSEYALQALIYLAAQQPGEPVLSRDISDYLRVPAQYLAKILQDLAKRGVLDSFKGRGGGFVLRPGAEQMNILDIVEIVEGQPFGQGCVLGLKTCADETACPVHTQWKPLKAEVIDLLNKQTIGSMAEAVRAGRYRIHLPGGTELNMRPVRASSSAPS, encoded by the coding sequence ATGCTACTGAGTAAAACCAGCGAATATGCCTTACAGGCCCTGATTTATCTGGCCGCGCAGCAGCCCGGAGAACCGGTGCTGAGTCGGGACATCTCCGATTATTTGCGAGTACCTGCACAGTATCTGGCGAAGATCCTGCAGGATCTTGCTAAGCGCGGAGTGCTGGACTCCTTCAAGGGTCGCGGCGGCGGTTTTGTCCTGCGTCCTGGCGCGGAGCAGATGAACATCCTCGACATCGTCGAGATCGTGGAAGGCCAACCCTTTGGTCAGGGCTGCGTACTGGGCCTCAAGACCTGCGCCGATGAAACCGCTTGCCCCGTGCATACTCAGTGGAAACCGCTCAAGGCCGAGGTGATCGACCTGCTCAACAAGCAGACCATTGGCAGCATGGCGGAGGCCGTACGTGCTGGTCGTTATCGCATTCATTTACCGGGCGGCACGGAATTGAACATGCGTCCGGTCCGGGCATCCAGCAGCGCCCCCTCCTAA